ACATCTACACCTAAAAGTTTACACCTACACCTGTAATACAGCGCCCACATCTCACCTGTTTCAGAAAGGTCCCGCAGGGAGCTACTGAGCGCGCTCCTCTTTAGCCCCTCCCCCATGGCGTAGGTGTCATCCAGGCTGGCGCGGCTCATGGTGCCGTTCCCCGTCTCCTTCTTCAGACCGGACATGCTCTGAGACATGCTGGGCCTCACCACACCTTTCTGCTTCTCCAGCTCGGCTGGGAACACAAACACCCTGCGTGTTATTTAACACAAGTGATGGACAATCTGgacaactgaactgaacaccGTCCAAATATCAGAGCAGGACAAATATCAGAATTtaagaaaatatgaaaaaatatgttaaaaatgagtttttttctcctctctgtgACTTAAGATTAAATCTGAAAGGGGCGATgctatcaataataataataataataataataataattttattgcaaatattctattattattattattgttgttgttgttgttgttgatgatgataataataataataaaatatttttattaaaaatatacaattataattaaatCCCAAGGAATTTCAGCAAATGCTTGATTATTTCTAGATtcgaaatataataaaatatctcGATTCTCTTCCCTTATTTGTTCatatatttgtaaaatgttttttttttgctaaaacaCTTAATTTTACTAATAAAGCAAATTTGGAACGAGTTTTATTTTTGGTcctaatttcatttaatatagACAGAATAATGATGATTGTTATGAACCGTTGAATTGTAGGACGTTTCACAAAATGTtagatgtttaaaatgaaataaaggaacatatatatatgtattttttatataaacacattagtattaataAACATCTAATCTGTCTGGTagaaaccaataaaaaaaaagcacaaataaataaataaataaataaataaataaataaataaataaataaatagatgtttGATGTCTTAAAGAATTTaagtctctgtttttctttattttcatcttgAACAGATAAAACTCCTTCAATCAGTTATAGACTCACAGATTGTGAgactgttgccatggaaacagtGCATGTGGATGGAGATAGAGTGAAATAAAGATGTTCTCCTGCTCACCTTCTCCTGTGAGACTGAGACATGAAAggacctgtttttattttcccttttattattattgttattattattattattattattattattattattattattattattattattattattattattattattatattttaggcTATGCTGACCTTTAACCCCATGTATGTTCACTTCCTGCTCATGTGTTTAGTAGTGAAGTCGGGAGCTACTTACACTCGATGCGGTACTTCTCCATCTCCTGGACCTCAGCGATGGATTCTCGCAGGTCATCTGTGAACTTCTTCCGATCCTGAGGGTTTGGGGCGTTGAAGATGATGAGGACCTTCAGGTCAGCGCCGGGGATGGCTGAGGTGAGTCGGATACCGTTGTGGTAATCTAAAGaccacaatcatcatcatcatcattatcatcatcatcaacaatcatcatcaacatcatcaacaatcatcatcatcctcatcatcatcaacaacaatcatcatcatcatcatcatcaacatcataatcctcatcatcatcaacaacaatcatcatcatcatcatcgtcatcatcatcattatcaacaTCCTTATCCtaatcatcatcaacaacaatcaTCATAAtcaacaatcatcatcatcatcaacaacaacaatcatcatcctcatcataatcaacaatcatcatcatcatcatcatcatcaacaacaatcatcatcatcctcatcatcaacaatcatcatcatcatcatcatcatcatcatcatcctcatcaacaacaatcatcatcatcatcatcatcaacaatcatcatcaacaattatcatcatcctcatcttcaacaacaataatcatcatcatcatcaggagcagcagcagcatcacaaATGTCActgttatcattttatttaatctgcGCATCATAAGCCTGACATATCCTCATCATAGACCTGTCATTAACGTTACCGAGGCTGTAGTCACCCTGCAGCTCGACACGCTACGCCACGCTAATTCATTCTGTGCTTTAGTAATAAAGCTTTATAAGCACGAGCTCCCACGTCCCCCACTGCTTTATATAGATGaacaaatgatgatgatgatgatgatgatgatgatgatgatgattctacAGCGATGATCTACATGATCTCATATCTAAAactttttcctgtgttttttgaGCAGGTATAAAATAATATCAGCACCACGCTtgggttgttgttttattttgtttctgttcttttgcTAGCACTGACTATGCTAAGCTAAATGCCAACATTTACGCTGCATTTAGTAAAATGTCTTCCTAAGTTTTAGCATCTTTAGCAAACTTTAGcctagtttatttttaaactttagcTGCTTTAGCCTGCTAACGCTGCACAAACACTTATATTAGCAGAGCTGTcgagtgtcacgcattgagagtctCAGTCACgtatttgggtcttttctcacgtcacacatcgtatttgtcacacagaaaaacggactatttatcatatatttaataagccgcagcgtcCAAAACGTATCGgtccgcaccgccgtctctatggaaacgggcaggaaccgAGCGCGTCTCAGTACTTAGTCAAGACTGACACATTCATTatagagggtattttcgatggtgggtttgaacaaaacctcaacaggaaacagctcgtctctctggacgggacattgtcctcaatcatgtccctaaacatgtctgggtttgtgctgaactgttttatatgggagcaacattacaactTTCCATGCCGACACCGTGTTAGCGCTTAGCTCTGACGCACAATTCACCTGCATAcaaagttatttattattcagaCTGTGATGTTCAGGGAGTATCGGGTTCGTATTGTGATGTGTTAGCTTTGGTTAGCTTTTAGCTGAAAGAATGTTAATGTTGGCTGCGTTGCAGCAGAAAAACCACAAGCAGGAAGTAATAAAATGCTAATacgagagaaaaacagaaatctggCCAACCAAAATGAAACGAAGAGAGTAAAGGTCTTTTACTGCAGTCACGATACGATTTAATACGTGTCGATATGTTTGGTGTGAAGGTGCTGGAGTCTTACGCTGGTTCTCAAACAGCAGGACCTGCATGCCGTACAGAGAGAAGGACTGCCTGAGGCTGTACGTCACcgagttcttcttcttctggaaaATCTTAGTTACCTACAAAAAGATAAAGGAGGGAAATGACCTTAGAGATGCACTAGAAAaacaagaaaggaaaagaaaagaaaggaaaagaataaaagtaaagaaacaGCTCTCACCACTAGGAGGTCGTTAAAGAGGAAGATCTCACGCTGATGAAGGCCGAGTTTCTGAAGCTTGTTGGGGTCTGGAACTTCAAACAGCCGGCAATAACACACTAACCTCCGATGAGGGAGGGATaaaacctacacacatacacacacacacacacacatacacacacacacacacacacacacacacacacacacacacacacatacacacacacacacacatacacacacacacacatgcacacacacacacacacacacgcacaaacacacacacaaacacacacacaaacacacacacacacacacacacacacacacacatacacacacacacacacacacacacacacatacacacacacacacacacacacacacacatacacacacacacacacatacacacacacacacacacacacatatacacacacacacacacacacacacacacatacacacacacacacacacacacacacacttaaaatgtTTGATAGTTTTCCTCTCCTGctccaggagagagagagagagagagagagagagagagagagagagagagagagagagagagagagaggagagaaagagagacagacagagagagaaagacagagagagagagagaaagacagacacagagagagagagagagagagagagagagagagagagagagagagaaagagagagagagaaaaagagagagagagagagagagagaaagagagagaaagagagagagagagagagagagaaagagagatggagagagagaaagagagatggagagatagagaaagagagagagagagagagggaaagagagatggagagatagagagatagagagagagagagagagagagtaagactTACACATCCCAGCCCCTGATGAAGTGATCCGATCTACAGAGCAGAATGAAGAGAAAGATGATTATAATCTAGATGATTTGTGAGATTCTGCAACACTCAGAAGATCTCATGTAGCAGAACATTCTGTAAGTCCTGACTGAGGTGGAGCATCGACACGTTCTCTGTCCTGATGAACACTTTACAGACTGAACACTTTACATGTCATTTCTGGTTCCTGATTAGACAACAGCAGCAGAACCTTCTAAATGTCCATGTAACTCTCACCGGCTTCTTCCCCACAATGAGCTTCTCCACCTTCTGCACCTGAGAGACGTGGTCTTCACTGGTCTTCAGCTCCTTCTGACGAATTCGCTCATAAATACCAATCAGCATGTCACGAGGGATGTCCTCACCATCGTCCACTCCTGGGAATTCCACAACATCCAACAAAGCAGCATGAAACCACACACCTAATAAAATACCTGATATTTGGGACAAAGTTCACAACATCTTCGAAAGAATCTTTTCCTAAAGAAGGTATCAGTGTTGGACAAACCGGCTCACCTCTGAGGTTCTTCACAAAGTCCTCCAGTTTCATCTTGCGCTCGGGCTTCACGTTGGGGCTGTACATGTCCGTGTTAAGGAGGATGATGGCGAAGGCCAGAATGAAGATGGTGTCTGGGTTTCGGAACTGGCGTACCACTCCTGGGTTGCAGATGCAGTACCGTTGGctgatgggaaaaaaaaattatcagaACCTCTGAATCACCAGTCTACCATGTCACCATGTGGAGGTTCTGAGTTCTCACCTGAAAGCCTCGATGAGGCGCTCGACCTTCTGAGCTTCCCCTTGGACTCGAATGTGTGCCTGGAATTTTCTGAGAGCTTCGTCCAGCTCCGTCCCTGAGAAGTCCATCTCGTCCACCACACAGCTGAACAAACAGTGTGCAGGTGAGTTAGAGATCCATCAGAAGACATCAGAGCTTTAGTGATGAACCTGAATACATCACTCAACACCACCAGCTGAATACATCACTAACAACAGGCTCTGGATGGAGATGGTCACCTCTCTTCTTGTGGTTCTGTTGTTCAGAGTGTACCTGCTGGGAATTCTGgggaatactgtgtgtgtgtgtgtgtgtgtgtgtgcacagtgtgtgtacactgtgtgtgtgtgtgtgtgtgtgcgcattctGGTGAATTTCTGTTAAGTGCCTAAGCTTCTGTGTGAAATCTAAGCAGCGTGGAAACAAAGTGAACATCTGCAGCTGAGGAGATGAAATCATTCCACAGTGATTTGTACTTAATTAGAGCTGTTTAATTCAATTAGAAGGGAGTGTGTACTGacatgtagagagagagggagagaggggggggagagaggggagggggagggagagagaaaaagagaaagagagggaaagggagagagagagacagagagagagacagagaaagagagaaagggagggggagagagagagagagagagagaggggggggggagagaggggggggagagagagagggagagagaaaaagagaaagagaggcaaagggagagagagacagagagagagacagagaaagagagaaagggagggggagagagacagagaaagagagagagagagagagagagagagagagagagcaatccTTTTAATTAACAGTCAGACACAAAATTCCCAGTGGCATTAGATTCAGAgtcgtgtacagagtcgtgtacagagtcgtgttcagagtcgtgtacagagtcgtgttcagagtcgtgtacagagtcgtgtTCAGAGTCGTGTTCAGAGTCATGTCAGAGTCGTTGACAGAGTCGTGGTCAGAGGCGTGTACAGAGTCGTGTTCAGAgtcgtgtacagagtcgtgtTCAGTGTCGTGTTCAGAGTCATGTTCCGAgtcgtgtacagagtcgtgtacagagtcgtgttcagagtcgtgtacagagtcgtgttcagagtcgtgttcagagtcgtgttcagtgtcgtgtacagagtcgtgtacagagtcgtgtacagagtcgtgtacagagtcgtgttcagagtcgtgtacagagtcgtgttcagagtcgtgtacagagtcgtgttcagagtcgtgtacagagtcgtgtTCAGTGTCGTGTTCAGAGTCATGTTCAGAgtcgtgtacagagtcgtgttcagagtcgtgtacagagtcgtgttcagagtcgtgtacagagtcgtgttcagagtcgtgttcagagtcgtgtacagagtcgtgGTCAGTGTCGTGTTAAGAGTCGTGTTAAGGGTCGTGTTAAGAgtcgtgtacagagtcgtgtacagagtcgtgtacagagtcgtgttcagagtcgtgtacagagtcgtgtTCAGAGTCGTGTTCAGTGTCGTGTAAAGAGTCGTGTTCAGAgtcgtgtacagagtcgtgtTCAGAGTCGTGTTCAGAGTCGTGTTCAGAGTCGTGTTCAGTGTCGTGTTCAGAGTCGTGTTCAGTGTCGTGTAAAGAgtcgtgtacagagtcgtgtacagagtcgtgttcagagtcgtgttcagagtcgtgtacagagtcgtgtTCAGAGTCGTGATCAGTGTCGTGTTCAGTGTCGTGTTCAGAGTCGTGTTCAGAgtcgtgtacagagtcgtgtacagagtcgtgttcagagtcgtgtacagagtcgtgttcagagtcgtgtacagagtcgtgttcagagtcgtgttcagagtcgtgtacagagtcgtgttcagagtcgtgttcagagtcgtgtacagagtcgtgttcagagtcgtgttcagagtcgtgttcagagtcgtgttcagagtcgtgttcagtgtcgtgttcagagtcgtgtacagagtcgtgtacagagtcgtgtacagagtcgtgtacagagtcgtgttcagtgtcgtgttcagagtcgtgttcagagtcgtgtacagagtcgtgtacagagtcgtgttcagagtcatgttcagagtcgtgtacagagtcgtgttaagagtcgtgtacagagtcgtgttcagagtcgtgttcagtgtcgtgtacagagtcgtgtTCAGTGTCGTGGACAGCGTCGTGTTCAGAgtcgtgtacagagtcgtgtacagagtcgtgttcagagtcgtgttcagagtcgtgttcagagtcgtgttcagtgtcgtgttcagagtcgtgttcagagtcgtgttcagtgtcgtgtacagagtcgtgtacagagtcgtgtacagagtcgtgttcagtgtcgtgttcagagtcgtgttcagagtcgtgttcagagtcgtgtacagagtcgtgttcagagtcgtgtacagagtcgtgtacagagtcgtgttcagagtcgtgttcagagtcgtgtacagagtcgtgtacagagtcgtgtacagagtcgtgttcagtgtcgtgtacagagtcgtgttcagagtcgtgttcagagtcgtgtacagagtcgtgtacagagtcgtgttcagagtcgtgtacagagtcgtgttcagagtcgtgtacagagtcgtgtacagagtcgtgttcagagtcgtgtacagagtcgtgtacagagtcgtgttcagagtcgtgttcagagtcgtgttcagagtcgtgtacagagtcgtgtacagagtcgtgtTAAGAGTCGTGTTACAGAgtcgtgtacagagtcgtgtacagagtcgtgtacagagtcgtgttcagagtcgtgtacagagtcgtgttcagagtcgtgttcagagtcgtgtacagagtcgtgttcagagtcgtgttcagagtcgtgtacagagtcgtgtacagagtcgtgtacagagtcgtgttcagagtcgtgtacagagtcgtgttcagagtcgtgttcagagtcgtgtacagagtcgtgtACAGAGTTTACTCTTACAACCTGTTTACTGacacaaaatgttaataaaccaaacacacactcactctaacACATCCCTATTAAACTGCTTCTGTCGGTTCCCCAAGAATTCACCAATCATCTGCCGGCTCAGCCCTTTCCTCTGAAGCAGGAAGTGAGCCACGCCCACAGGTGTATCTGGGATGAAGCCTCTCTCAGTGAGGTACTGAATACCTTTCTCTGGctttctgaaacacaaacacacagatgaacatTAACATCTGAACAACGTTTCACTTAACATTAAATGTACAGATgtaataaagtgtttattacagctCTAATTACACTCACTGCGTGTTTAGCGTAGTTTCCCCATGTAACTTATTTGTCCTTCTTATTAACAGGCCTATTCTTGTGTAATAATGTCCCCCCCCCATGTATCTCATCATAACATACATGTTAGTCGAGTTTTTTCATGATATCTGAAATGATCTGGTGAAATGATTCACAGCCCTGaaggttagagttagggttagaacGTCTTCTTCCTCTACACTGAAGACTGAAGCTTTTTGTTGActccatcaaaaaaaaaatgtctggttAAGAAACAATCCcgcttttatttttctgtactaCGTATTAATTTCTTCCACGTGTGGGGAAgtcgtagcctaatggttagagagtttgattcCTAACCTCTCTATctggttgtgggttcaagtctcgggcctgcaataccatgactgaggtgcccttgagcaaggcaccgaaccccccacaaactgctccccgggtgtgggggtcacggtggcttagtggttagcacgttcgcctcacacctccagggtcgggggttcgattcccgcctccgccttgtgtgtgtggagtttgcatgttctccccgtgcctcgggggtttcctccgggtactccggtttcctccccggtccaaagacatgcatggtaggttgattggcatctctggaaaattgtccgtagtgtgtgtgtgtgtgtgtgagtgaatgagagtgtgttgggttgtgagagtgtgttgggAATGAGagctgtgatgggttggcactccgtccagggtgtatcctgcctcgatgcccgatgacgcctgacccgtgacccgagaagttcggataagcggtaggaaatgaatgaatgaatgaatgaatgctccgggtgtgtgttcacggtgtgtgtgtgtgttcactgctgtgtgtgtgcactttgaatgaattaaatgtagagaacgaattgtaagtatgggtcaccgtacttatgtcacgtcacgtcacgtcccCTCAGACACCCAGCTAttactgtacacactttacTTATTTCCCCGACACCTTTTTCTGAACAGTGGATTAGAGATAATCACTAAACACATTAAACGTAACTCTACATCTTCCTCTCTATATTCATGTAAgtattcttgtgtgtgttttgtataacAGGTCACACAGCAGCAGTTGACCTCAGCCTCGCTATAAGCATGATCAGTGTCCAGGTCTTCACAAAGCGTCcttactgtaaatataaataatacagcaACAGCACACATTCTGTGtgtttcctcttcctgttttcAGAACCTGTGGGAAATGAAGCCTGACTTCAGCACATTTTCTCCGTGTGAACGAGATAACGATGATGTCGGCTTTTCTATTTCCTGTAAATGAATCGGTTTCCAGAAAGCAGTTGCTCACAGCTCCTCCCAGGACTCCACACTGAGGCTGTGAAGAATCCAGACATATTTCTGAGTGTCTATAGAATCAGGAACTTCTTGAGACTCGTGGTGGAACCGCATGCAGAACACTTTCAAGTTCTAGGTACGACGATAACAGAGTTTCACAGAGTTTAAGCTCCACCACATCTTTATACTGTAAtgtctgttgtgtgttagtgattctgagtcagtgtgttagtTGGTGTTGGGGTTGTGTTATTCCAGGAAGAagtctgtggttgtgtgtggctGTGACCTTACGGCGGGACGTTGTTATTGCTAACACGGTTGTGAAGGTGTTTGACGTCAGCTCTTAACACAAAAGAACCAGTGATCCCCAGAATGCAATGGTTAGGGAAGAGGCTCAGCCTGGCTAGTTAGAGATctagtgcctcttttccaccagaaagaaccgggtactggttcaaagttggttccactggccaaccttctaagaaccggtttgcctttccaccggctagagagccgtcacagcgccgagtgtgacgtcactgtatacgtgtcacattaCACAgtgacgttagcgcagcagcgacaaacacaaacacaacaacaatggtggatgttactttactgttaatgctcatggctttgtgaacctacattaacacgtgtacgtgcggctccgtgtaatctgtataaacggaggttataatcgataaagtacataatgttattttatcgttaacacagaaaaaaattagccttagcatgtagctacctactatcatgtgtgctgataatgtatcatatcgcggtaaagtaaaagtgtattaaacattagtgtacttaaggtacattatcagatgcactaacagtagccccgcccacagccccgcccccagctcctgacgcaagcagttcttaagtcatgaccagcaacgttttggtgctacttaagaaccacttttcctggttcggagccggtgctttggcggtcgaaacagaaagaactggttctaaattaggctccgaaccagcactcaaactgcctcgggggtAAAGGGGCAATAGAGATCTAGGAGATTGATAGCAAGGTGTTAGCATGGAAGTTGGAAGCTGTGGAAGTTGATGGGTTTGATTGGAAAAGCGCACAGTTTAGAAGGTTATAGAGCTCACAGACTAAAGGACTAAAACACCGCTGCATCTCTCACTGCTACATTACTATCACCAGGCCATTgaaggcattgtgggtaatgtacagtaagaaCCTGTTAATCAAAGTAAAagtagagaaaaagaaaaacaactttGAACCAACAAATCCCTTAAATAAACTGAACCCCAGATCTACTCCAGAAGCCTCTTTAGACCAACCCTTTCCGTGTCCCTGTGAGTAGGAAGCAGGATACGTACTTGTTAAAGAGGTTGAGGCCGATGCGGTAGTGGCGCTTGCGTATGATGTCGTTGCTGAAAGCCGGAGAATCCCAGCTGTTCCGCGTCTCTTTGTGGTATGTCTGTTTGCTAAGCGTCTGCTCCCTCATGCTGTCCCGAGATGACTCAGAGCTGCAGTTGATCGTGTCGGTGGAGTTTGTTGTGCTGTTGATGCTGTCGTTGTCCCCATCAGAAAAGTCTGATTCTGATTTGCTCTGTCGGTTTCCGTTGATGGCCAGATGGCTCTCCAGATGCCGGTGCCTGATGGGATCTTCATCCCGGGACAGGGAAGACACTCTGGGAGGTAGACTGGGTGTGATATGTTTGGGACTGGCCTGAGTTCCAGCCTTAGCCTGCTCATAAACGCACTGCCTCTTTACCGAGTCCAACTCAGTGCGGTCGCTGATTTCCACAGAGCTGTCACTGGGAGGTTCTATGGTCAGGAGTGGGAGGTGGTCCATACAAAGCCGTGGTTCCTGAAAGTCGATGGACGGGGTGCTGTGGCAGCTGGTGTCTCTGCCTGTTTTGTCCTCCTTGGTGTCCATGTGCCAGTACTTCTGGGAGGAGTCGATGCCACGCTGATCGGACTCAGTGCTGGACGGTCGATCTACTGCATGCAAGAGCTGAGCAGGAGGACAAAGATCCTCCTCATCAATGAAGAGCGTCACGCCGCTGTAGGAAGCCATCATCTCCTCTAGCTTGTGCTGATTAGAGTTGTTATTGGGTTTGACCTGAAAGGACAGCTCACTTTGCATGTCTTGATCTTGCTCTGGTTCCTGGTCCTCTTCTTCATGGAGACTACGACAATTCAATGCATCGTCGATCGATTCCGCCAGCGATTTGACCTGTTGAGAGAAAGCGCTCTCCAGCTCCGTAATGGTGTCACTTAGGTCGCTCGGCGCCGATGGCACAGCCACGTGGATGGGAACCATATCTCCACATTCGCTTGTTGCTTCAGGAGTTCCTTCCTCTGTCAGAGATAACTGCTTCCCTTCAAAAAATGAGCTGGGGATTTTTTCAGGTCCCTCAAAAGAAAACTGCATTCTCATGTTGGACAGAACAATGC
This DNA window, taken from Tachysurus fulvidraco isolate hzauxx_2018 chromosome 23, HZAU_PFXX_2.0, whole genome shotgun sequence, encodes the following:
- the iqsec1a gene encoding IQ motif and Sec7 domain ArfGEF 1a isoform X1, whose protein sequence is MEGPGQGQGQGQGQGQGQGQGQAQVPSPGQNPSKAAECLIELNRIIETQHALLERQKTRITELQLQVAELRSRNARVHEEYKRHLRTCSLQQHQHNNNHNISSSALTAIREKPEYNGIPKMVRRHDSLPVETSSSTMSSLYRGQVPRRQWKSASFSVEGEVQSNEPSSSLDHGKGYGPLTHSSSISPDHFEGFGYGQNAQSGPQRPRRPKLQHSQSILRKQAEEEAIKRSRSLSESYELSTDLQDKQVEMLERKYGGRFISRHAARTIQTAFRQYQMNKNFERLRSSMSENRMSRRIVLSNMRMQFSFEGPEKIPSSFFEGKQLSLTEEGTPEATSECGDMVPIHVAVPSAPSDLSDTITELESAFSQQVKSLAESIDDALNCRSLHEEEDQEPEQDQDMQSELSFQVKPNNNSNQHKLEEMMASYSGVTLFIDEEDLCPPAQLLHAVDRPSSTESDQRGIDSSQKYWHMDTKEDKTGRDTSCHSTPSIDFQEPRLCMDHLPLLTIEPPSDSSVEISDRTELDSVKRQCVYEQAKAGTQASPKHITPSLPPRVSSLSRDEDPIRHRHLESHLAINGNRQSKSESDFSDGDNDSINSTTNSTDTINCSSESSRDSMREQTLSKQTYHKETRNSWDSPAFSNDIIRKRHYRIGLNLFNKKPEKGIQYLTERGFIPDTPVGVAHFLLQRKGLSRQMIGEFLGNRQKQFNRDVLDCVVDEMDFSGTELDEALRKFQAHIRVQGEAQKVERLIEAFSQRYCICNPGVVRQFRNPDTIFILAFAIILLNTDMYSPNVKPERKMKLEDFVKNLRGVDDGEDIPRDMLIGIYERIRQKELKTSEDHVSQVQKVEKLIVGKKPIGSLHQGLGCVLSLPHRRLVCYCRLFEVPDPNKLQKLGLHQREIFLFNDLLVVTKIFQKKKNSVTYSLRQSFSLYGMQVLLFENQHYHNGIRLTSAIPGADLKVLIIFNAPNPQDRKKFTDDLRESIAEVQEMEKYRIESELEKQKGVVRPSMSQSMSGLKKETGNGTMSRASLDDTYAMGEGLKRSALSSSLRDLSETGKRGRRTSAGSLDSNMEGSIISGPSQLPRRAPSIQDRPPRSHCSNTNPSSSSASTLLGSLFSSKRGKPPPHPPLPAPPSSSRLPISHMPHPINMHQTTQAQRFQHCSFPQDPPPYQHHHHYDPPPVGLRFHRQHSSHVSTPQQPQLPHNLLHQHQHRRHQLHHYHQQRHEHREQQLTSSVVCPTSSKPKHCGISTVV
- the iqsec1a gene encoding IQ motif and Sec7 domain ArfGEF 1a isoform X2, which encodes MEGPGQGQGQGQGQGQGQGQGQAQVPSPGQNPSKAAECLIELNRIIETQHALLERQKTRITELQLQVAELRSRNARVHEEYKRHLRTCSLQQHQHNNNHNISSSALTAIREKPEYNGIPKMVSVEGEVQSNEPSSSLDHGKGYGPLTHSSSISPDHFEGFGYGQNAQSGPQRPRRPKLQHSQSILRKQAEEEAIKRSRSLSESYELSTDLQDKQVEMLERKYGGRFISRHAARTIQTAFRQYQMNKNFERLRSSMSENRMSRRIVLSNMRMQFSFEGPEKIPSSFFEGKQLSLTEEGTPEATSECGDMVPIHVAVPSAPSDLSDTITELESAFSQQVKSLAESIDDALNCRSLHEEEDQEPEQDQDMQSELSFQVKPNNNSNQHKLEEMMASYSGVTLFIDEEDLCPPAQLLHAVDRPSSTESDQRGIDSSQKYWHMDTKEDKTGRDTSCHSTPSIDFQEPRLCMDHLPLLTIEPPSDSSVEISDRTELDSVKRQCVYEQAKAGTQASPKHITPSLPPRVSSLSRDEDPIRHRHLESHLAINGNRQSKSESDFSDGDNDSINSTTNSTDTINCSSESSRDSMREQTLSKQTYHKETRNSWDSPAFSNDIIRKRHYRIGLNLFNKKPEKGIQYLTERGFIPDTPVGVAHFLLQRKGLSRQMIGEFLGNRQKQFNRDVLDCVVDEMDFSGTELDEALRKFQAHIRVQGEAQKVERLIEAFSQRYCICNPGVVRQFRNPDTIFILAFAIILLNTDMYSPNVKPERKMKLEDFVKNLRGVDDGEDIPRDMLIGIYERIRQKELKTSEDHVSQVQKVEKLIVGKKPIGSLHQGLGCVLSLPHRRLVCYCRLFEVPDPNKLQKLGLHQREIFLFNDLLVVTKIFQKKKNSVTYSLRQSFSLYGMQVLLFENQHYHNGIRLTSAIPGADLKVLIIFNAPNPQDRKKFTDDLRESIAEVQEMEKYRIESELEKQKGVVRPSMSQSMSGLKKETGNGTMSRASLDDTYAMGEGLKRSALSSSLRDLSETGKRGRRTSAGSLDSNMEGSIISGPSQLPRRAPSIQDRPPRSHCSNTNPSSSSASTLLGSLFSSKRGKPPPHPPLPAPPSSSRLPISHMPHPINMHQTTQAQRFQHCSFPQDPPPYQHHHHYDPPPVGLRFHRQHSSHVSTPQQPQLPHNLLHQHQHRRHQLHHYHQQRHEHREQQLTSSVVCPTSSKPKHCGISTVV